A region of Hoplias malabaricus isolate fHopMal1 chromosome 12, fHopMal1.hap1, whole genome shotgun sequence DNA encodes the following proteins:
- the LOC136710402 gene encoding disintegrin and metalloproteinase domain-containing protein 23 isoform X2, translating to MWLRCLSLLLVRVLVSRLSSSITTAALVESDPGEDAVSVRVEQDATAPANTQNRSSQEVEHTITYPSRLIYYMNENSESTYHNLNTWARTTGQQGLAVHLAQVTFQIEAFGSRFILDLTLNNDLLSSDYVEIHFEDGKPILSKGGEHCYYRGQVREIDTSRVALSTCNGLHGMFDDGVHVYLIEPLNQTHSADGAARPHTLRRTPSLLPSHDPEDRGNEELLWSELNDMSWLRHRKKRAMPRNVFEEMKYIELMIVSDHNMFKRQKTKQQTRNFAKSVVNLVDAIFKEHLNTRVVLVAMEIWTDKDHIPISVLPLDMLRDFSKYRQHYIKQHADAVHLFSNVTFHYRQSSAAFFSGMCSMSRGVGVNEYGSIWTMAVSLSQSLAQNLGIRWDPAASKNKECGCVDSWVGCIMEDTGVQRPRKFSKCSIADYKEFLLKGGGSCLFNRPTKLFEPTDCGNGYVELGEECDCGVRAQCYKDCCKKCSLSNGAHCSDGPCCNNTCLFYPRGYSCRYAVNDCDISETCSGDSGQCPPNLHKQDGYFCHLNQGRCYSGECKTRDSQCKYVWGPKAGGSEKFCYEKLNTEGSEKGNCGENGEKYIQCSKHDVFCGLLLCTNTGQMPRIGLIKGDITPTTFNHQGQLIECSGGHVLLDDNTDLGYVEDGTPCGPSMMCLDRKCLPIQFLNMSACPTGPNGQICSNHGVCNNEATCTCDATWAGTDCSIPDPPKKTAPSEDEGPKASVATNRLIGALAGTLLALGVLFGGTGWGLENVKKRRYDPNAAAI from the exons ATGTGGTTGAGGTGTCTCTCCCTTTTACTCGTGCGCGTCCTCGTTTCCAGACTCAGCTCGTCCATCACCACAGCGGCGCTGG TGGAGAGTGATCCTGGGGAGGATGCTGTTTCAGTGCGGGTGGAGCAGGACGCCACTGcaccagcaaacacacagaACAGGAGCAGTCAGGAGGtcgaacacaccatcacataccCCTCACGTCTCATCTACTACATGAACGAGAACTCAGAAAGCACCTACCATAACCTCAACACCTGGGCCAGGACCACCGGTCAGCAGGGCCTG GCGGTCCATTTGGCCCAAGTCACTTTTCAGATTGAGGCCTTTGGGTCCAGATTCATACTGGACCTTACATTAAATAA tgaccTACTGTCCTCTGATTATGTGGAGATTCACTTTGAGGATGGCAAACCCATCCTATCAAAG gGTGGTGAGCACTGTTATTACCGGGGTCAGGTGAGAGAGATTGACACTTCTCGTGTAGCTCTGTCAACCTGCAATGGCCTGCA TGGCATGTTTGATGATGGAGTTCACGTGTATCTGATTGAACCTTTAAATCAGACTCACTCTGCT GATGGAGCTGCTAGACCCCACACACTGCGCAGGACCCCCAGCTTGCTGCCATCACATGATCCAGAAGATAGAG GAAATGAGGAGTTGCTGTGGTCTGAACTGAATGACATGTCTTGGCTGAGACACAGGAAAAAGCGAGCT ATGCCAAGGAATGTGTTTGAAGAGATGAAGTACATCGAGCTCATGATTGTCAGTGACCATAAtatg TTTAAAAGGCAGAAAACCAAGCAGCAAACTAGGAATTTTGCCAAGTCTGTGGTCAACCTGGTGGATGCA ATCTTTAAAGAACACTTGAACACACGTGTGGTTCTGGTTGCTATGGAGATTTGGACGGATAAGGACCACATTCCGATAAGTGTGCTGCCACTGGATATGTTGCGAGACTTTTCCAAATATCGTCAGCATTACATCAAACAGCATGCAGATGCTGTCCACCTATTCTC aaatgtgacctTTCACTATCGTCAGAGCAGTGCTGCATTCTTCAGTGGGATGTGTTCAATGAGTCGTGGTGTTGGAGTGAATGAG TATGGGTCTATATGGACGATGGCTGTCTCACTGTCCCAGAGTCTGGCACAGAACCTTGGCATTCGATGGGATCCAGCAGCTAGCAAGAACA AGGAGTGTGGATGTGTGGATTCTTGGGTGGGCTGCATCATGGAGGACACAGG TGTTCAACGCCCCCGAAAGTTCTCTAAATGTAGTATAGCAGACTATAAAGAGTTTCTTCTGAAGGGAGGAGGATCCTGCCTCTTCAACAGACCTACCAAG CTGTTTGAGCCGACGGATTGTGGCAATGGCTATGTGGAGCTGGGAGAGGAGTGTGACTGTGGAGTGAGAGCC CAGTGCTATAAGGACTGCTGCAAGAAATGTTCTTTGTCAAATGGAGCACACTGCAGTGATGGACCCTGCTGCAATAACACCTGTTTG TTTTACCCACGAGGCTACAGCTGTCGCTATGCAGTGAATGACTGTGATATTTCCGAGACATGCTCAGGAGATTCTGGTCAG TGTCCTCCAAACCTCCACAAACAGGATGGCTACTTCTGCCATCTCAACCAG GGACGCTGCTATAGTGGAGAATGTAAAACCAGAGATAGCCAGTGCAAATATGTGTGGGGACCAA AGGCTGGGGGCTCAGAGAAGTTCTGCTATGAGAAGCTGAACACTGAGGGATCAGAGAAAGGGAATTGTGGTGAAAATGGAGAGAAATATATCCAGTGCAGCAAGCA TGATGTGTTTTGTGGACTTCTTCTTTGCACTAATACTGGGCAAATGCCTCGTATTGGATTGATAAAGGGAGATATCACACCTACAACCTTCAACCACCAGGGTCAGCTGATTGAATGCAg CGGTGGTCATGTGTTGTTGGATGACAACACTGATCTGGGTTATGTGGAGGATGGGACTCCATGTGGGCCGTCCATGATGTGCCTTGACCGCAAGTGTCTGCCCATCCAATTCCTCAACATGAGTGCCTGCCCTACTGGCCCTAATGGTCAAATCTGCTCAAATCATGGG GTTTGCAATAATGAAGCAACATGTACATGTGATGCAACATGGGCGGGGACTGACTGCAGTATACCTGACCCTCCAAAAAAGACAGCCCCTAGTGAAGATGAAGGACCAAAAG CCAGTGTGGCCACTAACAGGCTGATAGGGGCTCTAGCAGGGACACTTCTGGCCCTGGGGGTTCTGTTTGGAGGCACTGGGTGGGGACTCGA GAATGTCAAAAAGCGACGTTACGACCCGAATGCCGCCGCCATCTAG
- the LOC136710402 gene encoding disintegrin and metalloproteinase domain-containing protein 23 isoform X3: protein MWLRCLSLLLVRVLVSRLSSSITTAALVESDPGEDAVSVRVEQDATAPANTQNRSSQEVEHTITYPSRLIYYMNENSESTYHNLNTWARTTGQQGLAVHLAQVTFQIEAFGSRFILDLTLNNDLLSSDYVEIHFEDGKPILSKGGEHCYYRGQVREIDTSRVALSTCNGLHGMFDDGVHVYLIEPLNQTHSADGAARPHTLRRTPSLLPSHDPEDRGNEELLWSELNDMSWLRHRKKRAMPRNVFEEMKYIELMIVSDHNMFKRQKTKQQTRNFAKSVVNLVDAIFKEHLNTRVVLVAMEIWTDKDHIPISVLPLDMLRDFSKYRQHYIKQHADAVHLFSNVTFHYRQSSAAFFSGMCSMSRGVGVNEYGSIWTMAVSLSQSLAQNLGIRWDPAASKNKECGCVDSWVGCIMEDTGVQRPRKFSKCSIADYKEFLLKGGGSCLFNRPTKLFEPTDCGNGYVELGEECDCGVRAQCYKDCCKKCSLSNGAHCSDGPCCNNTCLFYPRGYSCRYAVNDCDISETCSGDSGQCPPNLHKQDGYFCHLNQGRCYSGECKTRDSQCKYVWGPKAGGSEKFCYEKLNTEGSEKGNCGENGEKYIQCSKHDVFCGLLLCTNTGQMPRIGLIKGDITPTTFNHQGQLIECSGGHVLLDDNTDLGYVEDGTPCGPSMMCLDRKCLPIQFLNMSACPTGPNGQICSNHGVCNNEATCTCDATWAGTDCSIPDPPKKTAPSEDEGPKGMSKSDVTTRMPPPSSGVRETWPSDASLVTYSWNAIIAALF, encoded by the exons ATGTGGTTGAGGTGTCTCTCCCTTTTACTCGTGCGCGTCCTCGTTTCCAGACTCAGCTCGTCCATCACCACAGCGGCGCTGG TGGAGAGTGATCCTGGGGAGGATGCTGTTTCAGTGCGGGTGGAGCAGGACGCCACTGcaccagcaaacacacagaACAGGAGCAGTCAGGAGGtcgaacacaccatcacataccCCTCACGTCTCATCTACTACATGAACGAGAACTCAGAAAGCACCTACCATAACCTCAACACCTGGGCCAGGACCACCGGTCAGCAGGGCCTG GCGGTCCATTTGGCCCAAGTCACTTTTCAGATTGAGGCCTTTGGGTCCAGATTCATACTGGACCTTACATTAAATAA tgaccTACTGTCCTCTGATTATGTGGAGATTCACTTTGAGGATGGCAAACCCATCCTATCAAAG gGTGGTGAGCACTGTTATTACCGGGGTCAGGTGAGAGAGATTGACACTTCTCGTGTAGCTCTGTCAACCTGCAATGGCCTGCA TGGCATGTTTGATGATGGAGTTCACGTGTATCTGATTGAACCTTTAAATCAGACTCACTCTGCT GATGGAGCTGCTAGACCCCACACACTGCGCAGGACCCCCAGCTTGCTGCCATCACATGATCCAGAAGATAGAG GAAATGAGGAGTTGCTGTGGTCTGAACTGAATGACATGTCTTGGCTGAGACACAGGAAAAAGCGAGCT ATGCCAAGGAATGTGTTTGAAGAGATGAAGTACATCGAGCTCATGATTGTCAGTGACCATAAtatg TTTAAAAGGCAGAAAACCAAGCAGCAAACTAGGAATTTTGCCAAGTCTGTGGTCAACCTGGTGGATGCA ATCTTTAAAGAACACTTGAACACACGTGTGGTTCTGGTTGCTATGGAGATTTGGACGGATAAGGACCACATTCCGATAAGTGTGCTGCCACTGGATATGTTGCGAGACTTTTCCAAATATCGTCAGCATTACATCAAACAGCATGCAGATGCTGTCCACCTATTCTC aaatgtgacctTTCACTATCGTCAGAGCAGTGCTGCATTCTTCAGTGGGATGTGTTCAATGAGTCGTGGTGTTGGAGTGAATGAG TATGGGTCTATATGGACGATGGCTGTCTCACTGTCCCAGAGTCTGGCACAGAACCTTGGCATTCGATGGGATCCAGCAGCTAGCAAGAACA AGGAGTGTGGATGTGTGGATTCTTGGGTGGGCTGCATCATGGAGGACACAGG TGTTCAACGCCCCCGAAAGTTCTCTAAATGTAGTATAGCAGACTATAAAGAGTTTCTTCTGAAGGGAGGAGGATCCTGCCTCTTCAACAGACCTACCAAG CTGTTTGAGCCGACGGATTGTGGCAATGGCTATGTGGAGCTGGGAGAGGAGTGTGACTGTGGAGTGAGAGCC CAGTGCTATAAGGACTGCTGCAAGAAATGTTCTTTGTCAAATGGAGCACACTGCAGTGATGGACCCTGCTGCAATAACACCTGTTTG TTTTACCCACGAGGCTACAGCTGTCGCTATGCAGTGAATGACTGTGATATTTCCGAGACATGCTCAGGAGATTCTGGTCAG TGTCCTCCAAACCTCCACAAACAGGATGGCTACTTCTGCCATCTCAACCAG GGACGCTGCTATAGTGGAGAATGTAAAACCAGAGATAGCCAGTGCAAATATGTGTGGGGACCAA AGGCTGGGGGCTCAGAGAAGTTCTGCTATGAGAAGCTGAACACTGAGGGATCAGAGAAAGGGAATTGTGGTGAAAATGGAGAGAAATATATCCAGTGCAGCAAGCA TGATGTGTTTTGTGGACTTCTTCTTTGCACTAATACTGGGCAAATGCCTCGTATTGGATTGATAAAGGGAGATATCACACCTACAACCTTCAACCACCAGGGTCAGCTGATTGAATGCAg CGGTGGTCATGTGTTGTTGGATGACAACACTGATCTGGGTTATGTGGAGGATGGGACTCCATGTGGGCCGTCCATGATGTGCCTTGACCGCAAGTGTCTGCCCATCCAATTCCTCAACATGAGTGCCTGCCCTACTGGCCCTAATGGTCAAATCTGCTCAAATCATGGG GTTTGCAATAATGAAGCAACATGTACATGTGATGCAACATGGGCGGGGACTGACTGCAGTATACCTGACCCTCCAAAAAAGACAGCCCCTAGTGAAGATGAAGGACCAAAAG GAATGTCAAAAAGCGACGTTACGACCCGAATGCCGCCGCCATCTAGTGGAGTGAGAGAAACCTGGCCCTCTGATGCTTCTTTAGTAACCTACAGCTGGAATGCAATTATTGCTGCTCTTTTCTGA
- the LOC136710402 gene encoding disintegrin and metalloproteinase domain-containing protein 23 isoform X1, with product MWLRCLSLLLVRVLVSRLSSSITTAALVESDPGEDAVSVRVEQDATAPANTQNRSSQEVEHTITYPSRLIYYMNENSESTYHNLNTWARTTGQQGLAVHLAQVTFQIEAFGSRFILDLTLNNDLLSSDYVEIHFEDGKPILSKGGEHCYYRGQVREIDTSRVALSTCNGLHGMFDDGVHVYLIEPLNQTHSADGAARPHTLRRTPSLLPSHDPEDRGNEELLWSELNDMSWLRHRKKRAMPRNVFEEMKYIELMIVSDHNMFKRQKTKQQTRNFAKSVVNLVDAIFKEHLNTRVVLVAMEIWTDKDHIPISVLPLDMLRDFSKYRQHYIKQHADAVHLFSNVTFHYRQSSAAFFSGMCSMSRGVGVNEYGSIWTMAVSLSQSLAQNLGIRWDPAASKNKECGCVDSWVGCIMEDTGVQRPRKFSKCSIADYKEFLLKGGGSCLFNRPTKLFEPTDCGNGYVELGEECDCGVRAQCYKDCCKKCSLSNGAHCSDGPCCNNTCLFYPRGYSCRYAVNDCDISETCSGDSGQCPPNLHKQDGYFCHLNQGRCYSGECKTRDSQCKYVWGPKAGGSEKFCYEKLNTEGSEKGNCGENGEKYIQCSKHDVFCGLLLCTNTGQMPRIGLIKGDITPTTFNHQGQLIECSGGHVLLDDNTDLGYVEDGTPCGPSMMCLDRKCLPIQFLNMSACPTGPNGQICSNHGVCNNEATCTCDATWAGTDCSIPDPPKKTAPSEDEGPKGPSATNLIIGSIAGAILVAAIVLGGTGWGFKNVKKRRYDPNAAAI from the exons ATGTGGTTGAGGTGTCTCTCCCTTTTACTCGTGCGCGTCCTCGTTTCCAGACTCAGCTCGTCCATCACCACAGCGGCGCTGG TGGAGAGTGATCCTGGGGAGGATGCTGTTTCAGTGCGGGTGGAGCAGGACGCCACTGcaccagcaaacacacagaACAGGAGCAGTCAGGAGGtcgaacacaccatcacataccCCTCACGTCTCATCTACTACATGAACGAGAACTCAGAAAGCACCTACCATAACCTCAACACCTGGGCCAGGACCACCGGTCAGCAGGGCCTG GCGGTCCATTTGGCCCAAGTCACTTTTCAGATTGAGGCCTTTGGGTCCAGATTCATACTGGACCTTACATTAAATAA tgaccTACTGTCCTCTGATTATGTGGAGATTCACTTTGAGGATGGCAAACCCATCCTATCAAAG gGTGGTGAGCACTGTTATTACCGGGGTCAGGTGAGAGAGATTGACACTTCTCGTGTAGCTCTGTCAACCTGCAATGGCCTGCA TGGCATGTTTGATGATGGAGTTCACGTGTATCTGATTGAACCTTTAAATCAGACTCACTCTGCT GATGGAGCTGCTAGACCCCACACACTGCGCAGGACCCCCAGCTTGCTGCCATCACATGATCCAGAAGATAGAG GAAATGAGGAGTTGCTGTGGTCTGAACTGAATGACATGTCTTGGCTGAGACACAGGAAAAAGCGAGCT ATGCCAAGGAATGTGTTTGAAGAGATGAAGTACATCGAGCTCATGATTGTCAGTGACCATAAtatg TTTAAAAGGCAGAAAACCAAGCAGCAAACTAGGAATTTTGCCAAGTCTGTGGTCAACCTGGTGGATGCA ATCTTTAAAGAACACTTGAACACACGTGTGGTTCTGGTTGCTATGGAGATTTGGACGGATAAGGACCACATTCCGATAAGTGTGCTGCCACTGGATATGTTGCGAGACTTTTCCAAATATCGTCAGCATTACATCAAACAGCATGCAGATGCTGTCCACCTATTCTC aaatgtgacctTTCACTATCGTCAGAGCAGTGCTGCATTCTTCAGTGGGATGTGTTCAATGAGTCGTGGTGTTGGAGTGAATGAG TATGGGTCTATATGGACGATGGCTGTCTCACTGTCCCAGAGTCTGGCACAGAACCTTGGCATTCGATGGGATCCAGCAGCTAGCAAGAACA AGGAGTGTGGATGTGTGGATTCTTGGGTGGGCTGCATCATGGAGGACACAGG TGTTCAACGCCCCCGAAAGTTCTCTAAATGTAGTATAGCAGACTATAAAGAGTTTCTTCTGAAGGGAGGAGGATCCTGCCTCTTCAACAGACCTACCAAG CTGTTTGAGCCGACGGATTGTGGCAATGGCTATGTGGAGCTGGGAGAGGAGTGTGACTGTGGAGTGAGAGCC CAGTGCTATAAGGACTGCTGCAAGAAATGTTCTTTGTCAAATGGAGCACACTGCAGTGATGGACCCTGCTGCAATAACACCTGTTTG TTTTACCCACGAGGCTACAGCTGTCGCTATGCAGTGAATGACTGTGATATTTCCGAGACATGCTCAGGAGATTCTGGTCAG TGTCCTCCAAACCTCCACAAACAGGATGGCTACTTCTGCCATCTCAACCAG GGACGCTGCTATAGTGGAGAATGTAAAACCAGAGATAGCCAGTGCAAATATGTGTGGGGACCAA AGGCTGGGGGCTCAGAGAAGTTCTGCTATGAGAAGCTGAACACTGAGGGATCAGAGAAAGGGAATTGTGGTGAAAATGGAGAGAAATATATCCAGTGCAGCAAGCA TGATGTGTTTTGTGGACTTCTTCTTTGCACTAATACTGGGCAAATGCCTCGTATTGGATTGATAAAGGGAGATATCACACCTACAACCTTCAACCACCAGGGTCAGCTGATTGAATGCAg CGGTGGTCATGTGTTGTTGGATGACAACACTGATCTGGGTTATGTGGAGGATGGGACTCCATGTGGGCCGTCCATGATGTGCCTTGACCGCAAGTGTCTGCCCATCCAATTCCTCAACATGAGTGCCTGCCCTACTGGCCCTAATGGTCAAATCTGCTCAAATCATGGG GTTTGCAATAATGAAGCAACATGTACATGTGATGCAACATGGGCGGGGACTGACTGCAGTATACCTGACCCTCCAAAAAAGACAGCCCCTAGTGAAGATGAAGGACCAAAAG GTCCTAGTGCTACCAATCTCATCATAGGTTCCATCGCGGGAGCCATCCTGGTGGCAGCCATAGTGCTGGGGGGGACAGGCTGGGGGTTTAA GAATGTCAAAAAGCGACGTTACGACCCGAATGCCGCCGCCATCTAG